ACATGTGAAATATGTGCTCTTTTCATACgtgatgaggacgaggatggtgttgttaAAAAGAGGGCCCCACGCCCCGGAAAGTTTGCGAGTGATTTTTCGGCTTTGGCCGCCCTGGCAAGTTCTGGCCGCTTGTATGAGAGACAAAGGTACTTGTATACTTATCGGGGGGTGTTGAAAAGTTCATAGAGTTGTACAGAGTTCACCAGTATACAAAGCACTAATTTTGGCTAATGTATTCAATGCCTATGTTCCTTTGTAGTTTTTGTGTCAAGATTCAGAATTCTAAAATGGAATCTTACCTACAAATCATGGTTACATCACGACGACTTCGTTGGAGCTAGCCCAGAACGTTGGTGTGGTATAGGAGTGGTCCTCATATCAACGACATTACACAAGGCCGTGAACAAACCTATTTTAATGAAAATGGATATATCATCAATTTTACGTGCCTGCTAACAAAGGCACCAAGCTTGCGTCGAGGGATAGTCTCGTCTATGAGGGCCTGGCACCAACATTCAAGACCATGTACTAACGGGGTACCCTGAGCCAAACTCTGGCGCTTGGTGACCAACATCTTTACCCACTGATGTTTGCCACCTCAAAAATCTCGGGAATCTTAAACAACTTCCTCCACAACTCTTTTCTGTACATTGCTTCGCGGGCGTGAGCCCTGTCCGAGCCATCGCTTAAAACATGCCGTCAAAGAAGTCGAAAGAGATTACACAAACTCGCCTTGTTCGATCGTCTAGTACTCGAgctcctcttcaggctcAAAGGAGTCGGCAGCAACCTCCTCATAATCCTTCTCCAGAGCAGCGAGATCCTCTCTGGCCTCGGTGAACTCTCCTTCCTCCATACCCTCACCAACGTACCAGTGGACGAAAGCACGCTTGCTGTGCATGAGATCGAACTTGTAGTCGAGCCGGGACCAAGCCTCAGCGATGGCGGTGGTGTTGGAAAGCATAGAGACGGATCGCTTGACGGGGGCAAGGCCTCCAGCCTCAGGAGCGGCGGGGACAGCCATGGGCTTCTGGTAGTTGATGCCGAGCTTGAAACCAGTGGGGCACCACTCGACCAAGTTGAATGaggccttggccttgagggcaGCGATGGCGGCGTTGCAGTCGCGGGGAACGACATCACCGCGGTACAGAAGAGCGACAGCCATGTACTTGCCGTTTCGGGGATCGCAGACAACCATCTGGTTATTGGGCTCGAAGCCTATGGGGAGTCAGTATCTTGGAGGATGCGCTTATAACATGAGCAGTACTTACACTGGAAGGTAAGCTCTTGgaccttgaagctctcaTGCTCACTCTTGGCAGAGGAGATGACAGGGGCGTAGCTGATGAGAGGGTAGTGAATTCGAGGGTAGGGAACCAAGTTGGTCTGGAACTCGTTGAGATCGACGTTGAGAGCGCCGTCAAATCGGAGAGAGGATGTGATGGAGCTGACAACCTGGGCAATGAGACGGTTCAGGTGCTCGTACGAGGGTCGGGGGATATCGAGGTTGCGACGGCAAATGTCGTAAACAGCCTCGTTATCGACGAGGAAAGTACAGTCAGAGTTCTCAATAGTGCTGTGGGTAGAGAGAACAGCGTTGTAAGGCTCAACAACGGCAGTTGAGGTTCGGGGAGCAGGGTAGACGGCGAACTCGAGCTTAGACTTCTTGCCGTACTCGGTAGAGAGAcgctcgaggagaagagcaCCGAAACCAGAACCGGTACCACCACCGAAGGAGTGGAAGATCAGGAAACCCTGAAGAGACTGGCAGTTGTCTGAATTGTGCGGTTAGCGTTGAGTGCAAGTACAAAGGCGTCGAAAGAGCTCACCGGCGACACGACGAATGCGGTCAATGACATTGTCAACCATCTCCTTGCCAATGGTGTAATGACCACGAGCATAGTTGTTGGCGGCATCCTCCTTGCCGCTGATCAACAACTCGGGGTGGAAAAGGTTACGGTATTCGCCAGTTCGGATCTCGTCAATGGGAGAGGGGTCGAGGTCGACGAAGAGAGATCGAGGAACATGCTTGCCGCTGCTCGTCTCAGTGAAGAATGTCTCGAAAGAGCCAGGGTCACCAATATCGGGAGCATTGGGGTCGGGGCGACCATCGGGGCCGAGACCGTGCTCGAGAAGGTAGCTATTCAGATGCCAGTCAGCTTCATTTTCGTGAGGGTGGCGTTATTTGACAGTCCAGGGAGACAACGTACAGCTCCCAAGCAGAGTTACCGAGCTGGGTACCAGCCTGGCCCAGGTGGAGGTGAAGAATCTAGATAGCAGAGAATCAGCATCGCGAGGTCGAATGGCAGCTTCAACGGATAATAAGGGGGCGCCCCAGCTGCTCAGCTCCAACACCAAGTGGAACACACAAAGGGTATCTCGAGCAGAGCGAAGCAATGCACTGCAGCGGAGAGACGGGTTGCAGCATAATTGTAGACATACCTCGCCCTTCATTTTGTCTGGATGAAGCTAAAGAAGCTACGACGAGAGGATTGAAGTCGGGGGAGGAAAAAGACGGGGAGAGAAATACTGTACGCGCGCAGCGCTTGAAGggggaaggggaagatggGGCCTGAGGTGGTGATGGTTTTCGGGGTGGGTGTTTGGAGTTCCAATCTGTGGGTGCGCTGGTGCAGTGGGACATCCAATTGGTGGCGGGGTCGTCAACAAACATTGCTCGGCCCGCCAGAGCTATCTGGAGGTACATGTGCAACAGACAGATTTTGGCAGTGCCAGCACGTACCTGAGGTGACTCTCACCGCCAATTGACAGGGAAGCCTGGGGACCCTTGACAGTGGGAGAACTGCGCTTGCAAGGGGCATTCAGGTGGGATCGGCTCACCCAGGGGCCAGGAATGGTTTGTTGGCAATAGATTCAGTGATAGGTcagggagagagagagttgataggtaaggtactccgtacctttTGAACAGCTGCAGTGTATTCACTCTCAAGGCTTTCATCTAGGTTAGTAGTTAGCATCCTTGTCATCACTTACAACAGTATCCGTAGCCTTTTTAGCTTTTAGCTATCCGCACAGAATTGCGACATGTCGATTCCAATTGGAGAGTGGGGGAGAGTATCGAACTAAAAACACTTAGCTGTCTATGCCTGTATTTTGATGTAACTACTCTGTAtatctcgatcttcttcatggCCCTTGGGGcgaaagaaaacatcaggCCTTTGTATGGgatatcaaaataaactcagtaaaagGTATCCCAAACTTATGCTAAATCTATGCTAAATTACCTAAATCCTTTTGTCATAtaggatcaagatcctgtGTTTTCCTCCCTCCCCTCGCTGGCCTCTTTACAGCTACCATTGCATATAGAGTCGCCGCTCGTGGACatttcttgtttcttgcCTTGTCCAGTCTGGTCACAACTTCAATGACTTCTAGCCGAGGCGTGTATTAATTTCGGTGCCTGAAATCATCGCTCTAGGCTACCAGATATAGTAATGCGGCAAGGCACCAGCATATCAAGCTCGGGGCAGAATTTGCAGTGACACCGAAGAACTATACCGGTGACGAAAGTTACCAGTACAATGAGACTCGCTGACTGCAGACAACACCCTGCTAGAGAGTACATATCGCCAGTGCATTGGTTCTCATCCAATATTCCGGGGGAAAGTCCATTAAAGCACCCATGCCCATCCTCCTTGACTCCAGAAGTCTGCTTCTTGGGTGGTGTGCTATAGAACCATACTTAGATCGTCGGCCACCGGGAAGGAAAACCCTCAGGATGTGTATTCTAAAAGTAAGAAAACTTATAGCTGAATTTAGTATAAATTTACTGCCAGTAATCTTTATAGTGGTTCTTTGGGCTTTCTTACCTCCCCTATACACTCTATACACTTTGTTCTTGTGATGGCGTTACCACTCAAGAAATTAAGGCTTATGATCAACCCTTTTATATCAATATCATTCGACAACGACTCTACCATTGTTTATCCATATATATGAACCCATTAGGTACTGATTTAGGCGCTGCCGTATCCTGAGAATATTCCCCAGTCGGAATGGACAGTCATACAAGGAGTAAGAAGGCCGATAAGATCCATTTTTGTATCTCATGGAGATGACAACTTCGCTCGACCTATGATGCATAAAAAGCCCCAAAGGGCCCGTGATAACGAGCACTAAAGGCAATGGCTACACAGACATATTGCCCTTGAAAAGTATCCAACGTCATGCACATCTCGGAGCCTGCCAAGCACTCGTGAAGCAAATTTTCATATCATTCGTGCCATAACTTCGACCAATCTGCTTCAGCAAGACACAACTAAGCAGAAGAACTTACTGCAGAGCCATTGCTTGAGTTCGGCATTCCCGTGTGGCTGTCTCGAGCTTGCTGCGAAGGACAACCTAGAGCTGGTATATGATTGAAATAGCCAGAGAAGGGGTAATTACAAATATTGATACACTGGAAGCTAGCTAGCAGCGGAATAGGCAAAAGAGTCGACTGACAGAAAACGAGATGCTAATCTTTCACAATGAAAATACCAAAGACTTCACTCCCTCAATATATGTTTCGCTACACGATTCGCCTGAACCTTCCTGGCTCAAACCGTGGTCATGCTCGCGCTCTCTCCAAGACTTCAGCATTTCTTGGTTAACCCCCTTGTAATGACAGGAGCCATGTGAAAACCGCAGGAGGGCAGAGAGGAAAACGGCAACCAAGAATACGGCCTAATTATAGTGCAGCGTCGATCCAGTCTAATCTGCCTGAGGAGGGAAGCATTCTATTTTTGACATATAGACGACCGTGAAAAAACCCAGGACATGGACAGTTTTGCTAAGTCGGCCCATATTCCACAGGCCCGGAACCTATTGTCTGTTATTGAAGATTCTGAATATCATAGGTAGTGTGTATAATACCATAACCGCAATAATAGCAAGGGAGTAGATGGTCTCGGAAGTAATAGGAGAAAATCCTAGATATAGCATAAGCATGCCGCTAACCGTGAGAAACATCGTTTTATAAATTGGCATATTACTCTGGGGTAAGACGTATGAGAGTTTatcgttgaagagcatccCCCTATCCCGTGCAAAGGCAGCTGTCTGATAAGATATTATGACCAAAACGGCCGCGCCACTTATGGAAGTGTTTAGGAATATGATCAGAAGGAAAGCTCCCGCGGCCTTGAGACCCCAGCGCTCAATTATGAGGGTAAACGCAGCGTAGCCGGTAACAGAAGCTGGTTAGTGTTTGCACAGATGGGTAAGGTCCCGGGCCGCCAGGCAGAATATGGTACTGGTGAAATGAGGGACTTACGTAGGGCCAGATACTGCTGCTTCCATGTCGGTAATACAGAAGCTAACAAGATGCAGAATAGCATACCTATGCCTGCTTGTAGACAATGCACGTTGATAATGGAATGAGGTGCCACTATTCGTGTATCGTGAGTCTCCTCTGCCACGGCCGACGGTGCATTCCAGCCAGTAAAGACCCATGCGGCATAAAAGAAGGTAAACCGTACAGAAACAGGCTTGTCCCAGTTACTGTAGTTGGTGTAGTCTCTAAAGACGGTACCGACAGAAGTAAAAGGAATACCCCGTGTCTTTTGGATGACGGGAAGTCTAATGATAAAACAGACCGAGGAAACGAGAATAAGGGTTGCTGTCACTCTAGGTTAATTAAAATGATAATGCATGAGATAAAAGGGTAACGGCTTGGAAGCGTACCCGAGGTGATGAAAACAAGGCTGGCCTTATCCATTCTAATAGATGCCGTGAAAAACCATGCAGCGCAGGTAGCTATGGCGACCATAAAGATGATAGGATTGGTCAGTATCCagccgatgaagaggccgatgATGGTGCAGATTGAGCTGGATGATTCCCAAGCAAAACTGGCAATGCTTGTAAGGTCACTCATAAGGTTAGCTATGCCCGTGATGAAAGACAGAGGACAGGAGATCGATGGAGGTGCGAGTGCAGCTGTCTACTAATAATTGGCACCATCGACTGGCATCAATAAACAGAACTCTGCGGTAGTGAGAGCCCATGGGAGAAAAAGGAGTGAAGGGATAAACCGCCCCCTGGACATTTATGGTCAGCGCAGAGTCCTCATTGTCTGAGTTGCAGAATAGTTTGCATCAGCGGTGTTCATACCAAGTTTAGTCCCCAATAGCCGCCATAGATAATTCGATAAAGGACAGCGATGAAGATTCCGCACAAGGGTCAATAACTATTGTTAGCCTTTAGTGAATAGGTACTTGGAACTGACCTTGGCCGCGAGCATCTCGAGTATGAAGTAGAGGTAATTTGGTAACTTACGAGGCCACTGCCATTGTGAGTGACATGGCGCCCAGAGACCGAAACACTCTGGCGAATGAGGGGCAATAACTAAAGTCGTGAACAactgcatcttcagcaaaGTCTGAAGCGATGGAGTTGCGAGtatccatcttcttgtcggcaTCAGGGTCTCTATCAAGTATAGATGCCATGTCGAGTTATCAGCTTTCAATTCAAGTTGAAAGTGTTGGAGATTTATCCAAGATAAAGaaaatcaagaaagacatgTGATAGAATGGAGAAAGGCTCGGGAGGAGTGTGTCTCTCTGACCAGAGAACAGAATTCCCAAGTGCCATTgaatatattatatatcaTCTAACTTAGagacgacaagatcaagaacagtGTTAACCAATCGCAATAGATAGACATACCCCGATATAGTTATCTTCCAGGTATCAACTAACCCTGGCTTAGCTGTATTTGATCGCGGGGTAATCATTCATTGGATCCATTAGCAGATAGCCTAAGTTAGATAGCTAACTTGCTTCAACCAAGATATGCGCTAGTCCTGGCCGTTGAGAACAAGATACGCATAAATAGGCCGtcgggggggggggggggtttTGGTAGCCCCTCTGTGCATTCGCGAGACGAAGTATCCATCAGAATCTCGGCATCGGTTTGCGGCACGATACCACCACCTTGTAGCCTTGATGGAAGACGACTATCTATTAACAACAGTACAATATCATTCGCAACTGCTTAACAACAATACTGTCTCAGGGGCTCAATATCATTTCTCTCAGCACCTCGATTCACTGGTCACTTCCGGGGTAGTTCAGAGCAACCCAGCCTCATGCAGTCACCTACTGGTTATCTGGCGTCTCTGCGGCAGAGCGAGCCAGACCCAATGATCAGTAACTACCAATCGTAAGCAGTAACCTATGAATAGCCCCTACAAGCTTTACACTCTTTGGGACTTGGTCTTGCTAGTGAGCAGATGGGAAAGATTTGTGCTTCTATCAAAACCGAACTGACTGGAATCATAACTTCAGTGCTGAATTTCCGTCCTCTGCTGATGTTGTTATCATCGGCTCCGGGTTGTCTGGTGCTTTCATCGCCCACCAGTTGCTCAGGTCCAACTCACCAAACAGGCCAAAGTCTGTCGTCATGTTGGAAGCCCGCAACGCAGCGAGCGGTGCTACTGGGAGGAATGGTGAGTGAGATGCTTCGCACAGATCAATGAACTATCACCGTGTGTTACTTACCTTTCCTTTGCTTAGGCGGCCATATAAAGCCCGATTGTTATCGTGGCTTCACATCGTACTCTATCTTACATGATACTGATGTTGCAAAGGCTCAGTGCGAATTTGAAGCCGCCAACTATCAAGAAACCGCGAAATTCATCCAAGAGAATAATCTAGCTGCGGAAGTTGATCTGGTGCAGTATCGTTCAGCCGACGTATACCTGACCCCAGAGTCCTGGAAAACCGGGTTGGCATCGTACAATGGCTTCAAAGAATCTGGCGGCGATGTCTCTGATATCAAGGTACtcagcaaagcagaagctgaggagTCTCTACGGGTCAAGTGTTGCTCTGGAGCAATCACTTTCCCAGCTGCCAGTCTGTGGCCATATAAACTCGCAATTGCTGTTTTACGCAAGGGGCTCAACTTGGGACTAAGTCTTCACACCAATACCCCTGTCACAAGTGTATCTCCCGACACCTCAGGACCTTGGAAGGTCTCAACGCCCAGAGGGTTTGTGATGGCAAATAAGGTCATCCATGCAACCAACGGCTATGCTTCGTATCTCCTGCCTGAGCTTGATGGGCGAATTATTCCCCTTAAAGGTCATGTTTCCGCCATCACTCCCCCACCGGCTTATATGGACCAGCCTTTGACGACATCCTTTGCTTTCATATCCAATGACGACTACGACTATCTCATCCAAAGACCAGGTCCCGAAAAGTACCTGATTTGGGGTGGTGGCGAGGTTGCTCATCCCAAGGGTCTCTCAGGCGGCTTTGGTGACTGCGATGACCGTCATATCGTGTCTGAAGTCGAGTCCTACATTTTGAATGCACCAGTTGAAATATTCAGAGACTGGGAAGAGTCCAGGGCATCTTCTGGGACTAGCTCTGAAGGTGCCGTGGCATTCTCTTGGAGTGGCATCATGGGCCTGAGCAAGGATCTTCTTCCGTTCTTGGGGGAACTTCCAGGCAAGCCTGGCCAATATCTGGCCGGTGGATATCACGGACATGGTAGGTCCAGTAGTCCAGTAACTGGAAAGACTTCTTTGCTAATAAAGGTAATTTAGGTATGGCGCGCATCTTTCTGAGTTGCAAGGCTTTTTGTGAGAAATTCCTTGGTGAACCAACGGACCCCCGAGTTCCTACTACTTATTTCGATTTGGCATCACGACTTAAAGACCCAATAGACCTCGAGATCATGGATAACATAGTATAGTTAGCATGAAGTTCAAGATAGGCTCTCAGGAAACTAGTGGTATTTTGATAGAGTTTGCGAGGCTTCACACCTAATTGATAACCACACATGGTGCTTTTGCGATGATACAAAAATCTTCCTTTGCCTCCGATATTACCTAAATTTCTATTTAAAGGGCACAATCATGAGGTCAGGCTTATTTAAGAACTTTAGAGCCAGCAGCAAAATGCATGTACAACTGCGAAGCAATGCTTGAACTGGCATATCATTGTTAGGCAAAGTCGCACTGAAGAGTGACTTTTGAACGTAGTGAGAAGGGGACCTTCCGGCTTTGCCTCTTTAAAGTGAGGGCATCAAGGTTTACTAAGGAATCTGCTCTTCGGCCATTGGTTAGATTTAGTCGATCAGACCGGCTATTGGTCTATCAATGACCTACAGGGTCTTTCCTAAAAGTGAAGCTATTTGCAAAATCAGGGCAAGAGACAGAGGTCAAAGTACTAAGCCTCAGCGAGGTTAGCCTGAAGAAGATCCTTCTGGAGCCGCCCAGTAGGCGACGGATTGGGTTGCCCTCCGCTTAAGGAGGCCCCCCCGGAGGTTAGTCATGAAATATCCCCTCTAtgaagattgaagaaaaCCTCCTCTATCAGAAGAAAATTCCCTCTTTTGGCACCGAAgatagcttcaagaagaggcacagcaagaagaagaggtgtAGCAAGAAGACCGTAGGGTCAGGCTAGGCTGAGGCACCATAATGAGCCACTTCAGGGGTAATGGGGACTTTCTGCTATAGAAGAATGTATAAGCTGGGGTAGACATCAAGGGTCGAGCGATAGGTTGTGCTCTCATACCTGCAAGATTTCCTCTAGGCTTGAAATGCCGTACTCCTCCTCATAACCTTACTTACAGGCGAAATCCAGGTTATCCTTAAACTTTTGACATTACTCTTAACTTACAAAAAATGAATGACTATAGTGCCATTAAGACAAAGATCAACCTATTCTACAGCATCAAGCTAAGAAATACACTCAATTATCATATCTCTATTTCTAAAGACCATCGTTCTTGTACGGAGGGCATCATCAGTACCAAAGGTCATTACCAGCTCTCAAAGTAATAGACTTCTAGACAACTAATATAGCCACTATTACAACCTGTCACGCCAGAGCAGAGACTGCAAGCTTTAAAGATAGCTACGCGCAGTTGAGGCTATTTCTAAGAAATTCTATATGCAGCTGCAGCGCCGGTAATGCCAGAACCGATGATCGCAATGTCGACCTCTTCTAATAGAGCTGACGCAAACCGGTTATCCAAGCTGATAGGGAAGTTCTCAGTCCAATAGCACTTGGCACCGTTAGGTGTCAGTGGGAAGCTCGGTGGGAAAACGCTGGCCTGTCATGATCCATGGCCTTCTCCAGGTCACTGGAAGTAAATTGAGTGACCGAGTCTAAAGACATGACTCGATGAAGTGAGGGAATAGTTCACGCTTTGATAAGATGACCGGAAAGGGTTTCACCTTTCTGCTGTATCGCACTCAATAATAGCTACGTGCCTTCATTCAAATCTAGTAGTCAAGAGTTTTATCTTATACAATAGAGGAGTGGTAGCTATCTGGTTTACTGGTGTATTCCCCATCGTCCCTAGCCGCGGTTAGTTGCTTCGTGATCGTCCCAGGCTAACTATGGTTGGAGCGCAATGGAGAACTCCGTAGCAAGAATGCACCGTCGGCATAATAAAGCCAcctctttctcctcattCATACCCTCTCccctcagggggcaagaaaacgCCGAATAGtatatcaaaataaacttggcaaagagtcccctgAtcttaggctaaatttacctaatattttcatcgcttagggtcaaggtcctgagttttctttcctcccctagcctCCAGACCCTTCAGGTATTTAGTGGAAATGTCAACCTGATCAGAATCAGCCAATGGAATAACACGGGTCTGAGGCTTTGAGGTAGAGTTGCTTCACCAATTTCATCACGTATTCCGGAGAGGTAGTCTAAAGACCAACCCTCTTCCGAAGAGTTACGGTAACCGATGTACTGTTTTGTAAGTTGTTATCCCCAAATATGTTAAAAAGACAGAAACGTGTACTTGCCATGCCTTATTTGTTGAGGCGAGCTACTATGTACTAGTTGAAATACGAAGCAAGAATTATTAGTTACGATATCGAGACTATATATCTAACCACTCTCAGCTTCGCAGTTTCAATCAAATGGACATAGCCCCGTGTACCTCAAATCGATATATGTGGTTTTTGAACGAAAAGAACATATGCTGAATAGTATTGGACATGCGTGGCCCACCTACTGACCCTGAAATAAGTTGATACTTTGGACAGTTCAGGATAATATTACTTCGAAACTGCCTCTAACAAAATCTATACTCATGAAGAAAACCAACTAAAACTACGCTTCTTACCAAATAAATAATGAAATAGCAATCTTTGTAGCCATAAAACCTAGCAACTCTCCTCTCAAATTACTTGTTGGCGATATATTGGATGGCAACTGGCTGAAAAACATCTGTCAAAGGGCAAATATCCACCCGGGAAcagcccttcttcatcttctttccattggAAAAATCGTTGACCCATGACATATAGTCAGCCTGAGCGGAGTTAGTGACGCTGTCGTGGCTCTGGCCTGCGAATGTCACAAACTTGACTGAAGAGCCAGGCTCTTCCTTGCAGGTCTTTTTGCAATCTTGAACCGTAAACTTGATAGGGACAACTCCGTCTTCGACCCCCTGAACAATCATCAAGGGCGCCGCCAACTTCCAGTAACCTTCTCCCATGTAATTCCTCATCCATGCCGCAACCACCGGGTGCTTGGTCCACGATGAGTTCTTGTGATATTGCTCCAAATCGCAAATACCGAATCAGTATCACCACCAGTCAAGTACTGGCTTTGCACAACCAACCACGATGGCGCCTGTTTTTGTTGATCTCTCCGCTCCCCATGACCATAAATAGGCACAGCCTgttggtctcttcatcaataaTGAATTCGTCGAGTCCAAAGATGCAAGAACCCTTGCCGTAGTGAACCCTGCGTAACTGTCGGAGTTTCTTAGTTCACTTGAGGCTCACATGTCTCTGTAGtaccgaggaagaggtagCCCAGGTTGCTTTCGCCAGCGAGAAGGATCTCGGTGAGgccgctgaagctgctgttgatgccTTTTCACACCCCGATTGGCGCAGATTGTCAGGAACTGATAGGGGGGAGTTCATGTTCCGTCTAGCTGATCTGATGGAGGAGCATTGTACGTCTCTCGCAAGTGCCGAATCCCTCAATACTGGAAAAGCATACAGTATCGCGCTTGAAGGATACGTTGAGGATACCATCGAGATTGTCTGCTATTATGCCGGGCATGCGGACAAGGCCTTTGGGCAAGTTATCGACACTGGTGCTGATAAGCTTGCGTATACACTTAAAGAACTAATCGGTATATGTGGCTTGGTAGTTCCCTGGAACTTTCCTCTTAATATGGCTATAACCAAGCCTGCCCCGGCATTGTGT
This genomic interval from Fusarium verticillioides 7600 chromosome 1, whole genome shotgun sequence contains the following:
- a CDS encoding tubulin alpha chain, which codes for MKGEILHLHLGQAGTQLGNSAWELYLLEHGLGPDGRPDPNAPDIGDPGSFETFFTETSSGKHVPRSLFVDLDPSPIDEIRTGEYRNLFHPELLISGKEDAANNYARGHYTIGKEMVDNVIDRIRRVADNCQSLQGFLIFHSFGGGTGSGFGALLLERLSTEYGKKSKLEFAVYPAPRTSTAVVEPYNAVLSTHSTIENSDCTFLVDNEAVYDICRRNLDIPRPSYEHLNRLIAQVVSSITSSLRFDGALNVDLNEFQTNLVPYPRIHYPLISYAPVISSAKSEHESFKVQELTFQCFEPNNQMVVCDPRNGKYMAVALLYRGDVVPRDCNAAIAALKAKASFNLVEWCPTGFKLGINYQKPMAVPAAPEAGGLAPVKRSVSMLSNTTAIAEAWSRLDYKFDLMHSKRAFVHWYVGEGMEEGEFTEAREDLAALEKDYEEVAADSFEPEEELEY
- a CDS encoding tubulin alpha chain, with product MVDNVIDRIRRVADNCQSLQGFLIFHSFGGGTGSGFGALLLERLSTEYGKKSKLEFAVYPAPRTSTAVVEPYNAVLSTHSTIENSDCTFLVDNEAVYDICRRNLDIPRPSYEHLNRLIAQVVSSITSSLRFDGALNVDLNEFQTNLVPYPRIHYPLISYAPVISSAKSEHESFKVQELTFQCFEPNNQMVVCDPRNGKYMAVALLYRGDVVPRDCNAAIAALKAKASFNLVEWCPTGFKLGINYQKPMAVPAAPEAGGLAPVKRSVSMLSNTTAIAEAWSRLDYKFDLMHSKRAFVHWYVGEGMEEGEFTEAREDLAALEKDYEEVAADSFEPEEELEY